A genomic region of Eucalyptus grandis isolate ANBG69807.140 chromosome 5, ASM1654582v1, whole genome shotgun sequence contains the following coding sequences:
- the LOC104446897 gene encoding coniferyl alcohol acyltransferase-like, which produces MDADGGTSREFVVKLGKREVVVAPLPMQGHWLPLSNLDLLLPPLDVGVFFCYANPTTTASQRLEYGPVIGVLKAALAQALVSYYALAGEVVQNSAGEPELLCNNQGVDFIEAFADVELRHLNLYNPDNTVEGKLVPTKKRGVLAVQATELKCGGIVVACTFDHRIADAYSINMFMVFWAETARSATPISLPPSFRRSLLNPRHPLYFDPSLDRMYIPVSALPPPPKHKLQVDEQCETVTLRDDDHLLSRLYYVTAAKLSELQQSACSNGSKRTKLESFSAFLWRMVAESSSVANNDDNKTMSRMGIVVDGRCRLMSQGEDDKPTPMSSYFGNVLSVPFGEKRAREVVEKPLSWVADVVHEFVERAAKKEHFLDLIDWVEGHRPVPASARIFCKPGNEEEEEGSTALVVSSGQRFPVTEMDFGWGKPVLGSYHFPWGGKSGYVMPMPSPLSNGDWVVYLHLSRSQVAFIESHAPTIFRPLTPHYLNLL; this is translated from the exons ATGGATGCAGATGGAGGTACAAGCAGAGAGTTCGTGGTGAAGTTAGGCAAGAGAGAAGTGGTGGTGGCACCACTACCTATGCAAGGGCATTGGCTGCCCCTCTCCAACCTCGACTTGCTCTTGCCTCCGCTCGATGTAGGCGTCTTCTTCTGCTACGCCAATCCAACCACCACCGCGTCACAAAGGCTGGAATATGGGCCTGTCATTGGTGTTCTGAAAGCCGCCTTGGCCCAAGCTCTAGTCTCCTACTATGCTCTCGCTGGAGAGGTGGTGCAGAACTCAGCCGGTGAGCCAGAGCTCCTGTGCAACAATCAAGGGGTCGACTTCATCGAAGCTTTCGCAGACGTGGAACTCCGCCATCTCAACCTATATAATCCGGATAACACCGTTGAAGGGAAACTGGTGCCCACAAAGAAGCGAGGTGTGCTTGCTGTTCAG GCAACGGAGCTAAAGTGTGGAGGAATAGTGGTGGCTTGTACGTTTGACCATCGAATAGCTGACGCCTACTCGATCAATATGTTCATGGTGTTTTGGGCAGAAACGGCTCGCTCCGCTACACCCatttccctccctccttccttccgTCGTTCTCTTCTCAACCCAAGGCATCCGCTCTACTTTGACCCCTCTCTAGACCGCATGTACATCCCGGTCTCCGCATTGCCCCCACCTCCCAAACACAAGCTGCAAGTGGATGAGCAATGCGAGACAGTGACATTAAGGGATGACGACCACCTGTTAAGCCGCCTGTACTATGTGACCGCTGCCAAGCTAAGTGAGTTGCAGCAGAGTGCCTGCTCCAATGGAAGCAAAAGGACTAAGTTGGAATCGTTCAGCGCTTTCCTTTGGAGGATGGTGGCTGAATCCTCCTCGGTTGCTAATAATGATGACAACAAGACAATGTCAAGGATGGGGATTGTGGTGGACGGTAGGTGTAGGTTGATGAGTCAGGGCGAGGACGACAAGCCCACACCCATGTCATCCTACTTTGGGAACGTGTTGTCGGTGCCATTTGGAGAGAAGAGGGCGAGGGAGGTGGTGGAGAAGCCGCTGAGTTGGGTGGCAGATGTGGTGCACGAGTTTGTGGAGAGGGCGGCAAAGAAGGAACACTTTCTAGACCTGATAGATTGGGTGGAAGGACACCGGCCAGTGCCAGCATCAGCAAGGATATTCTGCAAGCCTGGcaatgaggaggaagaggaagggtcGACAGCGCTCGTGGTGTCATCCGGACAGAGGTTCCCGGTGACCGAGATGGACTTCGGGTGGGGGAAGCCAGTGCTGGGGTCCTACCACTTCCCATGGGGAGGCAAATCCGGGTACGTTATGCCCATGCCCAGCCCACTCTCCAACGGGGATTGGGTGGTCTACCTTCACCTCTCCAGGTCTCAGGTGGCCTTCATTGAGTCCCACGCTCCCACCATCTTCAGGCCGTTGACCCCTCACTATCTTAACCTCCTTTGa